Below is a genomic region from Leucobacter exalbidus.
GTTGAAGGCATCACCGAGATCGCGGTCAGCGCCGAAACCGGCAAGCTCACCATCACGCACGACGCCCCGATCGCTGACGACGCCGTCATCGCGGCCGTCGATGAAGCCGGCTACGTGGCGGTGCGTAGCTAACACGCTGGCTCGCTGACCCGGTGTGCTTCCTGCGCCCGCAGCACAACGCGCACGGCAGCACCACGTGCACCGTAGTACTGCCGCACCGCTACATCAGCACCCACGGCGGCACCACCGCACGAGCGTCTCTCGGCCCCATCCACCTCGACTCCCCCGCGTTTCTCTCCACGTAAGGATCACACCATGTCACTCGCCAACTCCTTCGACCTCGAAATCGGCGGAATGACGTGTGCCTCCTGCGCGAACCGCATCGAGAAAAAGCTGAACAAGCTCGAGGGCGTTGAAGCCTCCGTGAACTACGCGACCGAGAAGGCGCGCGTGCATACCCCCGAGGGGTACGACCCGCAGCTGCTCATCGCCGAGATCGAGAAGACGGGGTACACGGCCGAGCTGCCCCCGCCGCCCGCAAGCGCACAAGCGGGCGATTCTGGCGCAAACGCGACAACTCCCCCAGTAGACCCCGAGCTCGTCTCGCTGCGCCAGCGCCTCATCGGCTCGGTGTGGCTGTCGGTGCCCGTGATCGTCATCTCGATGGTGCCGGCGCTGCAGTTCACGTACTGGCAGTGGGCGATGCTCGCCCTCACCTCACCCGTGATCGTGTGGGCGGCCTGGCCGTTCCACCGCGCCGCCTGGATCAACGCCCGACACGGCGCCGCCACGATGGACACCTTGGTGTCGGTGGGCACGGGCGCCGCCTACCTGTGGTCGCTGTACGCCCTCTTCTTGGGCACGGCCGGCGAAAAGGGCATGACCCACGCCTTTGAACTCACCATCCACCCGCACGACGGCGCCGGCAACATGTATCTCGAGGTTGCCGCGGGCGTCACCATGTTCTTGCTTGCGGGCCGCTACTTCGAAAAGCGAGCCAAGCGCCAGGCTGGCGCGGCCCTCCGCGCGCTCCTCGAGGTGGGCGCGAAAGACGTCGCCGCCATCAAAAACGGTGTCGAGACCCGCATCCCCGTGTCAGAGCTGCAGGTCGGCGACCACTTTGTGGTGCGCCCGGGCGAAAAGATCGCCACCGACGGCGTGATCATGA
It encodes:
- a CDS encoding heavy-metal-associated domain-containing protein — its product is MSTTTEFQVTGMTCGHCEQAVREELGAVEGITEIAVSAETGKLTITHDAPIADDAVIAAVDEAGYVAVRS